From one Lycorma delicatula isolate Av1 chromosome 2, ASM4794821v1, whole genome shotgun sequence genomic stretch:
- the LOC142319949 gene encoding uncharacterized protein LOC142319949: MKGELRSLAPFLDNDELLRVGGRLHNSALPFNGKFPIILASRNHLTEMIVLHEHLKLLHGNQQLLICSFCQKYWIPRIRQVIKKVIHKCLTCFKLKVKPAQQQMGILPTPRVQPSRPFINSGLPILLKPGLPRNWSTIKAYVYIFVCLSIKAIHIKLVTALSTEAFIAAFRRFVSRWGRCSNLYSDNGTNFLGTNNQLKDLASFL, translated from the coding sequence ATGAAGGGTGAACTTAGATCTTTAGCACCCTTTCTAGATAATGATGAATTATTACGTGTTGGAGGTCGCTTACATAATTCTGCATTGCCTTTCAACGGCAAATTTCCAATTATATTGGCCAGTAGAAATCATTTAACTGAAATGATTGTCTTACATGAGCATTTGAAACTTTTACATGGAAATCAACAGTTGTTAATTTGTTCTTTCTGTCAGAAGTACTGGATACCAAGAATTCGTCaagtaataaaaaaggtaattcatAAATGTTTAACATGTTTCAAATTAAAGGTGAAACCTGCCCAACAGCAAATGGGAATCTTACCAACACCTCGAGTTCAACCATCTAGACCCTTTATCAATTCTGGTTTACCAATTTTGTTAAAACCTGGTTTACCTCGAAATTGGTCAACAATTAAGgcttatgtatacatttttgtttgtcTATCTATTAAGGCTATTCACATAAAATTAGTAACTGCTCTTAGTACGGAAGCATTCATCGCAGCATTTCGGCGCTTTGTCAGTCGATGGGGACGTTGCTCGAACCTTTACAGTGACAACGGCACTAATTTTTTAGGTACAAACAACCAACTTAAGGATTTAGCAAGTTTCCTATGA